A single Lactuca sativa cultivar Salinas chromosome 8, Lsat_Salinas_v11, whole genome shotgun sequence DNA region contains:
- the LOC111919746 gene encoding protein DA1-related 2 isoform X7, translated as MSFSEKSLIYWRGNPQFIGDESKVSRPPSISLNNRARSDKRNEELDRAFALSLVLRAPSGSFDIRTRSNKQKEELKRATALSLAEGLKKPIGNNNESMVLRAPVRSLDNHTRSDKYKGELDRAIALSLAEGLRKSNGYGWKPSNNNDLAKSFQDDFHPSYPPYVPREYVPKGYRICGGCNRDIGYCNYLSCMGTYFHPECFCCSACRYPITENEFSLSGKDAYHKSCFKELTRPKCEVCFQFIPTNGAGLIDYRRHPFWSQKYCPAHDYDNTARCCSCERLEPVNVRYISLGDGRSLCLECMESAIMDTGDCQPLYHSIRDYYEGMNMRIDQQIPMLLVERHALEDATAREKNGFHYSPDTRGLCLSEEQTVASILKRPRIGGQQLVGMRTQHQKLTRRCEVTAILVLYGLPRLLTGAILAHLLMHAWLRLKGYRNLNPEVEEGICQVLSYMWLESEIMPNIPSSSSSSSSTSKKGGKSRNENKLGEFFMHQIAHDSSPIYGGGFRAANAAVNTYGLRRTLDHIRLTGSFPL; from the exons ATGTCTTTTTCAGAGAAATCCTTAATTTATTGGAGAGGAAATCCTCAGTTTATTGGAGACGAAAGTAAAGTATCACGCCCCCCTTCTATATCATTG AACAACCGCGCAAGGAGTGACAAACGCAATGAAGAATTAGATCGAGCATTTGCACTTTCTTTAGTACTGCGTGCCCCTTCTGGATCATTT GACATCCGTACAAGGAGTAATAAACAAAAAGAAGAATTAAAGCGAGCAACTGCACTTTCTTTAGCCGAAGGTTTAAAGAAACCGATTG GCAATAATAATGAAAGTATGGTATTGCGTGCTCCTGTAAGATCCTTG GACAACCACACAAGGAGTGATAAATATAAGGGAGAATTAGATCGAGCAATTGCACTTTCTTTGGCTGAAGGTTTAAGGAAATCAAATG GATATGGGTGGAAACCAAGCAATAATAATGATCTTGCTAAATCATTTCAAGATGACTTTCATCCATCATACCCTCCATATGTACCCCGTGAATATGTACCCAAGGGATATAG GATATGTGGTGGGTGCAATCGTGACATTGGTTATTGCAACTACTTGAGTTGCATGGGGACATATTTTCATCCAGAGTGCTTTTGTTGTAGTGCTTGTCGTTACCCAATCACCGAAAACGAG TTCTCTTTATCAGGGAAAGATGCATACCATAAGTCATGCTTCAAAGAGTTGACTCGTCCCAAGTGTGAAGTCTGCTTTCAATTT ATTCCCACAAATGGAGCTGGATTAATCGACTATCGACGCCAcccattttggtcccaaaaatattGTCCCGCACATGATTATGATAATACAGCCAGATGTTGTAGTTGTGAACGACTTGAG CCTGTGAATGTAAGATACATCTCATTGGGAGATGGAAGGAGTTTATGTTTAGAGTGCATGGAATCTGCAATAATGGATACAGGAGATTGTCAACCACTTTATCATTCCATTAGAGACTATTATGAAGGAATGAACATGAGAATTGATCAACAAATTCCAATGCTTCTTGTTGAAAGACACGCCCTTGAGGATGCTACTGCAAGGGAGAAAAAC GGGTTCCATTATTCGCCAGATACAAGGGGTCTATGCCTCTCTGAAGAGCAGACTGTTGCAAGT ATTTTAAAAAGACCAAGAATTGGTGGTCAGCAGTTAGTGGGAATGAGAACTCAACATCAGAAGCTGACTCGTAGATGTGAAGTTACTGCCATTCTTGTTTTGTATGGTCTTCCAAG ATTACTAACTGGAGCCATTCTTGCTCACCTGTTGATGCATGCCTGGTTACGTCTTAAAG GTTACAGGAACCTAAATCCTGAGGTTGAAGAAGGTATCTGTCAAGTGCTTTCATATATGTGGCTTGAATCAGAGATCATGCCCAACatcccatcatcatcatcatcatcatcatcaacatcaaaGAAAGGTGGGAAATCAAGAAATGAGAACAAGTTAGGTGAATTTTTCATGCATCAAATAGCTCATGATTCATCACCAATATATGGAGGAGGGTTTAGAGCTGCAAATGCAGCTGTTAATACATATGGTTTACGAAGAACACTGGATCATATTCGCCTTACTGGAAGCTTCCCTCTGTGA
- the LOC111919746 gene encoding protein DA1-related 2 isoform X6, whose product MSFSEKSLIYWRGNPQFIGDESKVSRPPSISLNNRARSDKRNEELDRAFALSLVLRAPSGSFDNRNTNNKHKEKLDGPVALSSVLHASSKSLDIRTRSNKQKEELKRATALSLAEGLKKPIGNNNESMVLRAPVRSLDNHTRSDKYKGELDRAIALSLAEGLRKSNGYGWKPSNNNDLAKSFQDDFHPSYPPYVPREYVPKGYRICGGCNRDIGYCNYLSCMGTYFHPECFCCSACRYPITENEFSLSGKDAYHKSCFKELTRPKCEVCFQFIPTNGAGLIDYRRHPFWSQKYCPAHDYDNTARCCSCERLEPVNVRYISLGDGRSLCLECMESAIMDTGDCQPLYHSIRDYYEGMNMRIDQQIPMLLVERHALEDATAREKNGFHYSPDTRGLCLSEEQTVASILKRPRIGGQQLVGMRTQHQKLTRRCEVTAILVLYGLPRLLTGAILAHLLMHAWLRLKGYRNLNPEVEEGICQVLSYMWLESEIMPNIPSSSSSSSSTSKKGGKSRNENKLGEFFMHQIAHDSSPIYGGGFRAANAAVNTYGLRRTLDHIRLTGSFPL is encoded by the exons ATGTCTTTTTCAGAGAAATCCTTAATTTATTGGAGAGGAAATCCTCAGTTTATTGGAGACGAAAGTAAAGTATCACGCCCCCCTTCTATATCATTG AACAACCGCGCAAGGAGTGACAAACGCAATGAAGAATTAGATCGAGCATTTGCACTTTCTTTAGTACTGCGTGCCCCTTCTGGATCATTT GACAACCGTAACACGAACAATAAACACAAGGAAAAATTAGATGGTCCGGTTGCACTTTCTTCGGTATTGCATGCCTCTTCTAAATCCTTG GACATCCGTACAAGGAGTAATAAACAAAAAGAAGAATTAAAGCGAGCAACTGCACTTTCTTTAGCCGAAGGTTTAAAGAAACCGATTG GCAATAATAATGAAAGTATGGTATTGCGTGCTCCTGTAAGATCCTTG GACAACCACACAAGGAGTGATAAATATAAGGGAGAATTAGATCGAGCAATTGCACTTTCTTTGGCTGAAGGTTTAAGGAAATCAAATG GATATGGGTGGAAACCAAGCAATAATAATGATCTTGCTAAATCATTTCAAGATGACTTTCATCCATCATACCCTCCATATGTACCCCGTGAATATGTACCCAAGGGATATAG GATATGTGGTGGGTGCAATCGTGACATTGGTTATTGCAACTACTTGAGTTGCATGGGGACATATTTTCATCCAGAGTGCTTTTGTTGTAGTGCTTGTCGTTACCCAATCACCGAAAACGAG TTCTCTTTATCAGGGAAAGATGCATACCATAAGTCATGCTTCAAAGAGTTGACTCGTCCCAAGTGTGAAGTCTGCTTTCAATTT ATTCCCACAAATGGAGCTGGATTAATCGACTATCGACGCCAcccattttggtcccaaaaatattGTCCCGCACATGATTATGATAATACAGCCAGATGTTGTAGTTGTGAACGACTTGAG CCTGTGAATGTAAGATACATCTCATTGGGAGATGGAAGGAGTTTATGTTTAGAGTGCATGGAATCTGCAATAATGGATACAGGAGATTGTCAACCACTTTATCATTCCATTAGAGACTATTATGAAGGAATGAACATGAGAATTGATCAACAAATTCCAATGCTTCTTGTTGAAAGACACGCCCTTGAGGATGCTACTGCAAGGGAGAAAAAC GGGTTCCATTATTCGCCAGATACAAGGGGTCTATGCCTCTCTGAAGAGCAGACTGTTGCAAGT ATTTTAAAAAGACCAAGAATTGGTGGTCAGCAGTTAGTGGGAATGAGAACTCAACATCAGAAGCTGACTCGTAGATGTGAAGTTACTGCCATTCTTGTTTTGTATGGTCTTCCAAG ATTACTAACTGGAGCCATTCTTGCTCACCTGTTGATGCATGCCTGGTTACGTCTTAAAG GTTACAGGAACCTAAATCCTGAGGTTGAAGAAGGTATCTGTCAAGTGCTTTCATATATGTGGCTTGAATCAGAGATCATGCCCAACatcccatcatcatcatcatcatcatcatcaacatcaaaGAAAGGTGGGAAATCAAGAAATGAGAACAAGTTAGGTGAATTTTTCATGCATCAAATAGCTCATGATTCATCACCAATATATGGAGGAGGGTTTAGAGCTGCAAATGCAGCTGTTAATACATATGGTTTACGAAGAACACTGGATCATATTCGCCTTACTGGAAGCTTCCCTCTGTGA